A genomic region of Columba livia isolate bColLiv1 breed racing homer chromosome 12, bColLiv1.pat.W.v2, whole genome shotgun sequence contains the following coding sequences:
- the DLG3 gene encoding disks large homolog 3 isoform X12: MMNSSMSSGSGSLRTSEKRSLYVRALFDYDRTRDSCLPSQGLSFSYGDILHVINASDDEWWQARLVTPHGESEQIGVIPSKKRVEKKERARLKTVKFHARTGMIESNRSIKTKRKKSFRLSRKFPFYKSKENLAQESSGQEQGVTSNTSDSESSSKGQEDTILSYEPVTRQEIHYARPVIILGPTKDRINDDLISEFPHKFGSCVPHTTRPRRENEVDGQDYHFVVSREQMEKDIQDNKFIEAGQFNDNLYGTSIQSVRAVAERGKHCILDVSGNAIKRLQQAQLYPIAIFIKPKSIEALMEMNRRQTYEQANKVFDKAMKLEQEFGEYFTAIVQGDSLEEIYSKIKQIIEDQSGHYIWVSSPEKL; the protein is encoded by the exons ATGATGAACAGCAGCATGAGCTCCGGCTCTGGCTCACTCCGAACAAGTGAGAAGAGATCTCTCTATGTCCG AGCCCTGTTTGACTATGACCGGACCCGGGACAGTTGCTTGCCCAGCCAGGGGCTCAGCTTCTCCTACGGGGACATCCTGCACGTCATCAATGCCTCTGATGATGAGTGGTGGCAAGCCAGGCTTGTCACACCCCACGGCGAGAGCGAGCAGATCGGGGTCATCCCCAGCAAGAAGAG GgtggaaaagaaggagagagcaCGGTTGAAAACAGTGAAGTTCCACGCCAGGACTGGCATGATTGAGTCCAACAGG TCGATCAAAACGAAACGTAAAAAGAGTTTCCGCCTCTCTCGAAAGTTTCCATTTTACAAGAGCAAAGAGAACctggcccaggagagcagcGGACAGGAAC AGGGTGTGACATCAAACACCAGTGACAGCGAGAGCAGTTCCA AAGGACAAGAGGACACCATCCTGTCTTATGAGCCAGTGACACGGCAAGAAA TTCACTACGCGAGGCCAGTGATCATCCTGGGGCCAACAAAGGACCGAATTAACGATGACCTCATCTCCGAATTCCCACACAAGTTTGGTTCCTGCGTGCCAC ACACTACCAGGCCTCGGCGTGAGAATGAGGTGGATGGACAAGACTACCACTTCGTTGTATCCCGTGAACAGATGGAGAAAGACATCCAGGACAACAAGTTCATAGAGGCCGGGCAGTTCAACGACAACCTCTACGGGACGAGCATTCAGTCAGTGCGGGCAGTGGCAGAGAGG GGGAAACACTGCATCCTGGATGTGTCTGGCAATGCTATCAAGAGGTTGCAGCAAGCACAACTTTATCCCATTGCCATTTTCATCAAACCAAAATCCATTGAAGCTCTCAT GGAGATGAACCGGAGACAGACGTATGAACAGGCCAACAAGGTCTTTGACAAAGCCATGAAACTCGAGCAAGAGTTTGGAGAGTATTTTACAG ccATCGTACAAGGAGACTCTCTTGAAgagatttacagcaaaatcaAACAGATCATTGAGGACCAGTCCGGGCACTACATCTGGGTTTCATCCCCAGAGAAACTCTGA